The following coding sequences are from one Nicotiana tomentosiformis chromosome 3, ASM39032v3, whole genome shotgun sequence window:
- the LOC138907879 gene encoding uncharacterized protein: MQARDLSFLVGEKVLLKVSPMKGIMRFGKKSKLSLRFIVPCEVLRRVGEVSYELYLPPSLSGVHSVFHVSMLRRYHADRSHMLDYSTVQLDESLGYEEEPVAIVDKHVHQLRSKKIAMEKFKLRGQPVKEATWDAEEDMRSIYPYLFSTPDMILDPFVDEHLFKRWRM; this comes from the coding sequence atgcaggcgcgtgatttatcattccTGGTaggcgagaaagttctcttgaaagtctcgccgatgaagggaatcatgaggttcgggaagaagagcaagttgagcctaAGGTTTATTGTCCCATGTGAggtattgagacgagttggggaggtttcttatgagctttatttgcctcctagtctatcggggGTTCATTcggtcttccatgtgtctatgctacgGAGGTATCATGCTGACAGGTCGCACATGCTAGATTatagcacggttcagctagatgagagtttgggttatgaagaggagccagttgccattgttgataagcaTGTTCACCAGTTAAGGTCCAAGAAGATTGCTATGGAAAAGTTCAAGttgaggggtcaaccagtcaaggaagcAACTTGGGATGCCGAGGAGGACATGAGGAGCATATATCCTTACCTTTTCAGCACTCCagatatgattctagacccgttcgtggacgaacatttgtttaagaggtggagaatgtaa